TCCTAAAGATGAGCCGCTGCGACTCGTTGATCGCGAAACTGAATGATTTGCTCGAACGTGCGCTTGATATTGTCCGCTGTGATGACGATCAGATCATCCTTGCGGCCTTTACTCAGAGCATAGGCCACCGCCTGGACCTCATCAAGCACAATTTCGATGGCTGCCGGATCATGCCCGGCGGCAATAGCCGCTTGCTGCATGATGCCGGCCACCTCGCCGACGGCTCGCCCACGCCGATCGTCATCTTCTTTGATGATGAGCCAGTCGAACGCTTGACCGGCAACACGTCCCATCGCTTCGATGTCCACATTGCGGCGGTCGCCCGGCGCCGCCACCACGCCGATGCGTCGCCCCACGTTAAGTTTGGCAATGAATGAAGCGACGTTGCGATAAGCGGCCGGATTGTGCGCATAATCCAACAACACATGAAAATCGCCAACCTGCTCCAGATTGAGCCGGCCCGGCGACAAATAAAAATGCGTATCAAACGTTTTCAAGCCGGCGCGAATATCGTCAATGCTGATTTTGGATAGATGCGCTGCTAAGGCTGCAACCATCGCGTTGGCCACATTGAACATGGCGCGGCCATTGAACGTGGCAGGCACCGAATTCAGGTTGATGACGGGAACTTGATGCTTGCCGTGGTGAATGACGATCGAATGCTCATGCAGCGTGGCGCCAATGCCACCGCGTTCGACATGACGCTGCCACACCTCGTTGGTCGGATCAAGCGAGAAATAACACAACTGCCCGCCTGCCCGGTCGGCCAGATTGACGAGATACGGGTCTTCAGCGTTCAGAATGGAATAACCATCAGGTCGAACGACTTCCACCACGACCGATTTGACGTGGGCTAAATCCTCCAGCGTTTCCACGCCACGCAGACCCAGATGGTCTTCCGAGATGTTAGTGATGATGCCGATGTCGCATGAATCGAATCCCAATCCGGCTCGCACAATGCCGCCGCGAGCTGTTTCCAACACAGCAAAATCAACGGTCGGATCGCGCAGCACCATCTGGGCTGACCAGGGGCCGGTCAGATCGCCTTGCAAAATGCGCTTGCCATCAATATACAACCCGTCAGTCGTTGTCAGGCCCACTTTCCTGCCAGCCATTTTCAGGATGTGCGCCAGCATGCGCGCTGTTGTCGTCTTGCCGTTGGTGCCGGTGATGGAGACGATAGGAATTCGGCTGGGCGTGCCAGGCGGATAGAGCATATCGAGCACAGCGCCGGCCACATCACGCGGTTGACCGACGGTCGGATGGACGTGCATGCGGAATCCTGGTCCAGCGTTGATCTCGCAAATAGCGCCGCCGGTCTCCTCAAGTGGTTTGCTGATGTCAGTGGTCAACATATCCACGCCGGCAATATCCAAACCGATGACGCGGGCTGCGCGCCGTGCAATTTCGATATTGGCGTAGTGAATATCATCGGTGCGATCAATCGCCGTGCCGCCGGTGCTGATGTTGGCCGTGTACTTCAGATAAACGATCTGACCGCTCGGCGGCACTGAATCGAGCGTGTACCCTTGTTCGGCCAGGATGCGGTGAGATTCTTCGTTGATGAAAATTTTGGTCAACGGCTTTTCGTGTCCTTCGCCGCGCAACGGGTTTTTATTTTCGATCTCCACCAGCTCGTGCACCGTATGCTGGCCATCCCCGACAACATGGGCTGGCACGCGCTCGGCGACGGCGACGACTTCGCCATTGATCACCAACACGCGATGATCGCGGCCATGAATGAACTGCTCGACAATGACCTCGTCGGCATAATCGCGGGCGCGCTCGAAAGCGGCTCGCACCTCTTCAACACTCTTCAAGTTGATGGCCACGCCTTTCCCATGATTGGCATTGAGCGGCTTAACGACCAATGGGAAGCCCAACTCGACGGCTGCCTGCACGGCGTCCTCGACGCAATCCACCACGCGCCCTTTGGGCACGGGCAAGCCGACATCTTCCAGCAATCGTTTCGTCAACGCCTTATCGCTGGCCATATCGGTGGCGATCAAGCTGGTGTTCGATGTGACGGTCGCTTCAATGCGCTTCTGATATTTCCCATAGCCAAGCTGAACCAGGTTCCGCTCATTCAATCGCAAGATGGGAATGTCGCGTTCTTTGGCTTTGTCAATGATTGCTTGCGTGCTAGGGCCATAGGCCACGCGGTCCAAGATGCGACTCAACTGGGCCAGCTCTTCGGCAAAATCCAACGGCGTGCCGTAAACCAGATGCTCGACAATGCGAACGGCCAGTCGTCCGGCGGCCAGACCGACTTTCTCTTCGATGTAAGAGTAGATCACGTTGTAAACGCCGCGTTGCTCCGTCGAACGCGCCTTGCCATAGCCAACCGGCGTGCCGACCAAACACTGCAACTCAAGGGCGAGATGCTCAACGATATGACCGGCCCACGTGCCTTCGCGCAGCCGCGTGATGAACCCGCCGGGCACACCCTCTGAACAGCGATGCTCGTACAGCGACGGGATCATCTGGATGAGCCGGTCGGTAAACCCTTCGATGGTATTGGACGGTCGCTCTTCCAAATCTTCGATGTCCAGCACCAGCCGGATGACCGGCTTCAGGCTGTAGACATTCGGGCCGCGATACACCTGCGTCTCTAGGATTTTCATGGCCTTACTCCTTGAAGATCACCTGCCGACGTTGCAGATCGAATCGTCCGCCATGCACCAACGTGTGCAACCGGAGATTGGCAAACGCCAGCGGACTGCGATCCGGCGTGGTGCCCAAATTGACCGATCGCACTTGGCTCGTGTCTATCAGCGTGACCGTGCCGCGCCCAATGACCGACAACTGGCCATCGTTGACCACAGCCGCCGTGTCTTCATCAACGCCAACGCCGAGCATCTGCGGAAACGAGATAACGGCAGCAATCAACCGCCCCAAACGTTCGCGCTGATGGAAATGTTGATCAATCAGCAACGACCGTGTCAGCCCTAGCCCTTGAGCAATTTTCGCCATCCCGCTGCGAGCCAGGCTGCCACGCCCGCCGCTGGCAATCATCGGATCGCTCAACGCAGCAGCGCCAGCGCTCGTGCCGGCAATGACAGCACCACGCGCATACGCCGCCTCAATGGCGCTGAGCGCCCGCGTGCCATGCAGAATCCGAACGATTTTGCTTTGATCGCCACCGGTCATGAAGATGCCTGTGGAAGAAGCCAGCTCCTTAGCGACATCAGGCAGATCCGCTTCCTCATGATTGAACAGCGGCAGCACGCGTACAATGCGCGCGCCCAGCTCGCTGAAAATCTGCTGGTAGATGGCTCCACTGTCATGATTCTCCGACGCGCTTGGTAAAATGCTCAGCCTGGCGCGTGGCCCGCCACTCAATTGAACGAACATGCGCAGGATGACTTTCTGCTCAAATTTATCTTCGGCGCCGCCGATCAACATGAGCGTGCCTTGTTGTGGCGCGGGACGCTTACTCTTCATGCATGCTCACATGGTTGCTTCACAGCGTGATGCTTGGCTGAGAGCGAGCCATTCTAGTGAAGGATGCCAGAGCGCGTCAAGCAATCGAGCTTGCGGTAAGCACAATGCCCGTTTCGCTCGCACGTACGTTGAGTCTGAATTGGCATCGGCTGCGCATCAGCATTCTGACCGCCGTTCCTTTGCGCGTATGGTAAGCCAGAATTCGCCTCCATCGCGCATTAGCATTCTGATCGCCGTTCCTCTGCATGCAATGCCCTTTATCACATTCAGGCATCCGAACACCTACCGCTCGGCGAGCAAGTGTCGCGCGATAATCATGCGCTGAATCTCCGACGTCCCTTCGCCGATTTCGCCCAGTCGCGCATCGCGATAGAGTCGCTCAACGGCATACTCGCTGATGTACCCATAACCGCCATGAATCTGCAATGCCCAATCGGCGCACTTCTTGGCCGTTTCCGAAGCAAAGAGCTTGGCACACGAAGCGAGCATATTGACATCTTTGCCTTGGTCATATTCCCAAGCCGCACGCAAAATCATCAGCTCGGCTGCGTCCAGCTCGGCTTTCATCTCAGCGAGCTTGAAGCTGATCTCTTGAAATGCAATGAGTGTCGCGCCAAACGCGCTGCGCTGCATTGCATAGGCGAATGCTTCATCCAAACAAGCCTTGCCAATGCCCAGACAAAACGCCGCCATGCCGATGCGATAATTGACCAGCGACATCATTGTCTGCTGAAAGCCTTGACCTTCGACGCCAACCAGATTCTCGACCGGCACGCAACACTCGTCAAACACCAATTCGCCCGTCGGCGAACCGCGCACGCCCAGCTTGCGCATCGGCTTGCCGCGAATGAACCCCGGTGTGTCGGCGTCCACCAAGATCAAGCTCATCCCTTTGCGTCCAGCTTTCGGATCGGTCACGGCTAACACCAAGACAACATCAGCAATCGGACCGTTGGTGATGAACATCTTCGATCCCTTGAGCCGGTAATGATCCCCGTGCTTCTCCGCGCGCGTTTGAATGGATGCCAAATCCGAGCCGGCATTCGGTTCGGTCAAAGCGAGCGCGCCGATCCATTCCATGTTGATCAACTTGGGCAAGTATTTTTGCTTTTGCTCCGGTGTGCCGAATCGCAAAATCGCCGTGCCGCACAGCCCGACACTCGCGCCGACCGACAGCATCGTGGCCGGACATGCTTTGGCCAGCTCAATCATCGCCAGCGTACCGGTCAGCGTATCAGCGCCGCTGCCGCCATACTCTTCAGGGAATGTCAGGCCCGGCAGTCCAAATTCGGCCAACGCTTTCAAACTCTCCGGACGCAACCGGCCAGTCTGATCAACCTGCATCGCATACGGCGCGACCTCTGCTTGAAGAAATTGCCTAAGGCTTTTCAGAAACTGTTGCTGTTCGTCAGTGAGACTGAAATCCATAATCGTGATCCGTGATTCGTGATCCGTGATTCGTGACCCGTGATTCGTGATCCGTGATTCGTGGTCCGGGGCTCGTGATCCGGGGTCCGTGATTCGTGAGGAATGCCTGCGTTGAGCCAACCACCAACCATTGTCTACTCTCTAATGTCCACTGTTCACTCTGCAATGTCCACCGTCCACTCTCCAATGTCCACTGTTCACTGTCCAATGCCCACTCTCCAATGTCCACCGTCCACTACCACCGACCACTGACTACCCGTCCACTACTCCTTCGTGTATTCATAGGTGCACTCAATGCTGGCTGCCGTTTCATTCCAGGCATTGAGCGCCTTCATCAGTTGCATGATCATCAGCTTGCTACCCTCGATTTGATAGTGGGGGGATGTGAGCGCACGCAATGGCGAGATGTTGCCTTTATTCAACTCGGCGCTCATGTCATAGGTCGCAGTTGCACGCATGACCCATTTGGTATCAAAGGGAGCCTGCCGCAACTCAGTCCAGGGAGTCTTTTGCGCTTCATAAGACCATTCGACCGGTTGGCCATCCTTGAATTTCCACACAACCAGCCGATCCTTTCCATCGGGACAATCATAAATGCGGAATCCAAAGACGCCGTTGAGCCGACGACCGTCTTGCGCAAATTTTTCACTCGCTTTCAATCTCTTTTCCACTTCGGCGACCCATGCTCTGGTGTAGTACTTGAACATGTTTTGAGCCTCCTTGCTGTCGGACGTGTGATTGAACGAGCCGGCATTGTATCACACCGTTGCCGAGTGAGAACATCCTCTAAACCGGATGGCTGATGACATTGTGGCCATGCCAGGCTGATGTTAGACTGTTGGGGCTATTAAGGCCGAATGCCTCGTAGCCACAACGGAGAGGATGAGCCATGAAGGGATGCCCGACATGCCAGCGCCTGTTCCCAAGCGTTTACAAAGTCTGCTTGATTGACGGCACACCACTGATCGAGCAGAATGGACCTGCGCAGAAAGAGGCACCCGCCAGAGCGCCGACCGAACCGCCGCTGCGAGCCAGCATTCCGACACCACCGGAGCGGCTTGCCAG
The genomic region above belongs to Blastocatellia bacterium and contains:
- the cphA gene encoding cyanophycin synthetase; amino-acid sequence: MKILETQVYRGPNVYSLKPVIRLVLDIEDLEERPSNTIEGFTDRLIQMIPSLYEHRCSEGVPGGFITRLREGTWAGHIVEHLALELQCLVGTPVGYGKARSTEQRGVYNVIYSYIEEKVGLAAGRLAVRIVEHLVYGTPLDFAEELAQLSRILDRVAYGPSTQAIIDKAKERDIPILRLNERNLVQLGYGKYQKRIEATVTSNTSLIATDMASDKALTKRLLEDVGLPVPKGRVVDCVEDAVQAAVELGFPLVVKPLNANHGKGVAINLKSVEEVRAAFERARDYADEVIVEQFIHGRDHRVLVINGEVVAVAERVPAHVVGDGQHTVHELVEIENKNPLRGEGHEKPLTKIFINEESHRILAEQGYTLDSVPPSGQIVYLKYTANISTGGTAIDRTDDIHYANIEIARRAARVIGLDIAGVDMLTTDISKPLEETGGAICEINAGPGFRMHVHPTVGQPRDVAGAVLDMLYPPGTPSRIPIVSITGTNGKTTTARMLAHILKMAGRKVGLTTTDGLYIDGKRILQGDLTGPWSAQMVLRDPTVDFAVLETARGGIVRAGLGFDSCDIGIITNISEDHLGLRGVETLEDLAHVKSVVVEVVRPDGYSILNAEDPYLVNLADRAGGQLCYFSLDPTNEVWQRHVERGGIGATLHEHSIVIHHGKHQVPVINLNSVPATFNGRAMFNVANAMVAALAAHLSKISIDDIRAGLKTFDTHFYLSPGRLNLEQVGDFHVLLDYAHNPAAYRNVASFIAKLNVGRRIGVVAAPGDRRNVDIEAMGRVAGQAFDWLIIKEDDDRRGRAVGEVAGIMQQAAIAAGHDPAAIEIVLDEVQAVAYALSKGRKDDLIVITADNIKRTFEQIIQFRDQRVAAAHL
- a CDS encoding cyanophycinase — encoded protein: MKSKRPAPQQGTLMLIGGAEDKFEQKVILRMFVQLSGGPRARLSILPSASENHDSGAIYQQIFSELGARIVRVLPLFNHEEADLPDVAKELASSTGIFMTGGDQSKIVRILHGTRALSAIEAAYARGAVIAGTSAGAAALSDPMIASGGRGSLARSGMAKIAQGLGLTRSLLIDQHFHQRERLGRLIAAVISFPQMLGVGVDEDTAAVVNDGQLSVIGRGTVTLIDTSQVRSVNLGTTPDRSPLAFANLRLHTLVHGGRFDLQRRQVIFKE
- a CDS encoding acyl-CoA dehydrogenase family protein, whose amino-acid sequence is MDFSLTDEQQQFLKSLRQFLQAEVAPYAMQVDQTGRLRPESLKALAEFGLPGLTFPEEYGGSGADTLTGTLAMIELAKACPATMLSVGASVGLCGTAILRFGTPEQKQKYLPKLINMEWIGALALTEPNAGSDLASIQTRAEKHGDHYRLKGSKMFITNGPIADVVLVLAVTDPKAGRKGMSLILVDADTPGFIRGKPMRKLGVRGSPTGELVFDECCVPVENLVGVEGQGFQQTMMSLVNYRIGMAAFCLGIGKACLDEAFAYAMQRSAFGATLIAFQEISFKLAEMKAELDAAELMILRAAWEYDQGKDVNMLASCAKLFASETAKKCADWALQIHGGYGYISEYAVERLYRDARLGEIGEGTSEIQRMIIARHLLAER